The Theobroma cacao cultivar B97-61/B2 chromosome 1, Criollo_cocoa_genome_V2, whole genome shotgun sequence genome contains the following window.
TACATACGGTTTTTTCAATTTGCTGGGGAGTACTAACGTTCAAGACAGAAAGTAAATTTACAGGTTAATCTTAGCAAGAACAGATTCATTTCAGATATcaatacaaaattaaattttacttGGACAAAAAAGATATAGTTCAATCAGTTTCATGGGTCCTCAGTTTCCTACTCCCTGCACCAGCCGTCATGGAAGAACCCCAATATGCACCGATAGAGTctgtttaatttttgttagtgTAAACCGAGGGGTGATTGCATGAATGAGGAGATCATTCAGTTCATTTAGAGCGTGAATTGATGCAAACATTCCTGAGATGGAAGTGCCTGGCAAGTTTAGATGGAAAGTCGTATCTATGGGGgcagagaaagagagaggaacTAGAACAATGATCTCAATTATGATAGTGATGATATTCCTACACCAACAACAATAAAAATCAGCTACTCTACAACATGCTACAAAAACAGAGACATCTCAGGAGCTGGAATGAAGTATAGAATGCCTTCTCCAAACAGCTCAAACAATGATACCAATGTACGTCCAGAATTCAAGTCATCCTTCCAAATTTGATTAAGTATGGCTGACTTCTTCAAAACTTTACTATCTTTTCCACCTCGATTGACTGATCTTTCATCATTAGGCATCTTGTCAGAAGTCGATGGCTGGTCCACATCAAGGTCACTTGATGGATGTGGAGCATCTGTTTCCTCTTGCACGGAAGATGGTGACGGTTTGGCTGAAGCCATGCCAATTGGGCCATCTGTTGCTATTTTCTTCAAGGCTGGGTCATGTTCCAAGGGCTCCATGCTTGCTTTGCGTTTATCTTGAACATTTTACAGGAAGCAAGAATGAGGTTAGAATGTCACCTCAAGAAATACGATAAACACTGGATATCAAGCATTCCTAATTTGTGTGCTTAAAAGTGTTCGTTCAGGATTTTGAATGCAACAACAGAGACAAAAACAAAGCATGGGATCAAGCCATCTTGTGGAATGAGCACTTCCTAGTTGAATAACTCATCGATGACATCAATCAGAGAACATGTCGAGAGGTAAAAAGGAAGTGAACAAAGTCAAGCCAAATGAACAAGGcagaaagtttttctttatggAACCACAAGTTCGcatctttctttttgggtTAGAAGCCTCATTTGTGTGTATCCAAGCATGTCAAAACATGGACTAAAAATGTTTTGTAGCCAGAAGCACATTTTATGGACGCCTGTGATTCTTCaagcatttttttctctaatcCTATTTGCCGTGCATTGTTTGAGCCCTTCATCATGAGAAATTTGTATTCACACTACTTCTGGTGGTTAAACATCTCTAACTAGGAGCATCTTAGAACAAAGGAGCTCTTACTTGGGACTGCAGTGACAATTTTTTCTCTGGACTTCCAGACAGCATGGCCTGGAGGTGATGGCAAAGGTGGAAAGATCTTGAGGCGATCATTTATGCATTGACCCGCTGCAAGCTGGAAAGTGCACAACTGTGTCAAAAATTTCTGTGTTCACTATTTAGCACTATACAAGGACAATACTCACCAGTAAGGCCCCATAAACACGCCAAGCTTCATGTCTCTTCACCTCATTCTTTTGCTTCTCTAGTAGCAACTCTGGTTCAAGGAGTTGAAGATATGGCTCGAGATTTGGCAGAATAAGAAGGCGAACCTACTCGTGAAGTAAGATGTATCACAAATGAATAAAATTCCCAGAAATAGCAACAAGATGTTCAAAACTCAAACAGAAAACAGTTTGAAAGGGAATCCTGACAAGTCTTATCATGAAAGGACTTGAAGACAGACAGTAGAAACTTTGCATAAAAAGCAACAGCCACCTTTACACAGAGATACATCAGTCATATTTCTTACTTCTTTACTCAAATtcagaaaaaagagaaaaataattaacaagtGTTGATTCTAAAGCCAGTCTGGGATAAGCAATAAGCATTTATGGGAAAAAGATTATGATCATCTTCTTTTCCATATTTTGTCAAGAATTAATGCTTATATGTCATggttaataatttacaatttgTTGATGGAGAGTAGCATTGACTATCTCCAAGTTGCTGGGAGAAAGTAAAGGACAGAGAAATATGAGGGAGTAATTCTTACAgagatattcaattttaatattagtttcCAAAAACAGCAAAAATTTCACAGGGAAAGGAACAATATTCctcaattaattatttatattccAATCTTGAGTGTAACTTAAGAATTATAAAGAAGGGGAAAGTGAGGAAGGTGAAGAATGCGGAATCATTTCCCTTCTCTTCTTCCACTACTTTTACAATAAACTTTTAATAGAATTTAAATAGGTTCATAAGAAGTTATGCAAAAAAGAGGATACAAGAACACAAAGGTACACTTAACATGCACCAACAGTAAATGCAACATGTGATAAGAGAATATACCACATTGGGTCCTAGGGCTGCCAACCCTTGAATTGCGCCATAGTGTTGCGTCAATGCCCGTTTTGGGTCCAGAAGTGCACTGAGCAAAGTTTTGGTAAGACGTGTCTGAAGGGTATTATAAACATGCCCAAATCTGCAACAGTTTATGAAATCTAAATTCCATATGTAAGAttgacccaaaaaaaaaaagaaagaagaagaaaagaaatgggatATTTGTATGGAAATTGATGCTAACATAGAAATGATATCTGTCTTTGTGAATAAGAAGCAGAATAACATCAAAACTGAAACTGCTGTGATCACCAAATTGGATAAAAATGTCATCCAAATGAATTGACTGAGCTTAGGTCATCTAACAGAGGTCAAGTATCTAATTCACTCTTTAACTATATGTAAATGTCAGGCACGATTAATCCATCGCGTGACAAATTTCTTAAGAGGATCACATTTTGTAGTTAAAGTTGTAAAAGATTTACTTCTTGCACCAGAAAAAGGAATGACGGAGAGAAGTTGACAAAAGGTTTTCAGATGATCCAATCTGGGTGCAGAGTTGTGTCAATGGCCCAAGGAATCAAGGCAACGATCAACCCACTGAAATTCAGCGATTGCCACAAGTACCTTCCTCAAACCTCAGTTTTACACAATTTGATATCATAGTTAAAGTCTAGAAATATAAGTGGATTTTATCAACTATTGATTGAGAGAAATTTTGATTACAGCTAAAACATCAACGAGAAGATGACTAGAAgtcaaaaaaaattccaactCAAGGCCTTTTCTTTAAATACAATATAGAAAACACTTAAGAAGTTTCACCTTTTGCATATTGAAGCAACTAAATTTGCTGTAAAATCTCTAAGTTCCCAGTGGTTGTCAGCAATCCTGTTCCCTAACTTTTTTGAAACAAGGCAGGTCACTACAGATGGCATCAACTGGTGCAGCTGGcaagacaagaaaaaaaaaatgttccGTCTTAGTTTAGAATTAGTAAATCCTTGACAGAAAGTACTCCCTATAGAGCTATGCCAAGAGAATGATTCACTTAGAAAACCAGTAGGTGAATATAGGAGTTTATTCCGTTAGATAGGAAGAGAATTAATCCAGTTACATGCAGCATTGAATACCTGAAATTTTCTCAGAAGCACCTTTTAGACGTTATTTTATTCAGATTTTGATTagcaaatgaaataaaatataaagaatgCTGTGATTactaattaacaataaaactGCTTGATCAGGTGGGCTTACAAGAATGAGAAGCCCACTTCTTTCctttggaaaatgaaaagctCTTCCCCACATTGATTCAgtaatatgattttaaaatgtttggattttttatctttcttccttttttttttcttgggggAGGTGGGTTTATTACAGAAGCCAGACAGATTCACAATTCCCAGTCTCTAGCACTCAGTGGTCATGACAAAGGGTGCCATTCAGGTGGGTTTGAATGTAATGCAGCTGCCTTTTTAAGGACTGAGCAAGACAGAAGACACTGCTGCATCCACACTTACAAGTGCCACAATCACATAGCTCTTAGTCCATCCTAATGCTCAACTTAGTCAACAGCAATTGCAATAAATTTACCAATTTATATTGAATTAGCTTCACAAATATATTTCCTATCAATGCATAGATCCAATAGGACAAAGATTAACTTACATAAGTTTCTATGTGTATGTGAGGATTCTGGAGAAGACTCCAAACAACACGCATCAAGGcaaaaagaagagaataaTCATTCAAACCACGAGAAACCTGATATTATTGGAGCAATGAACCAACAAAATGAGCAAAAAATGTATAAATCCTTCCATTCATCTTTTCAAATCAATATTATTGCCTTAAATCCAAAAATTATTACCTCATCAGCTATGAAGTAAGTAAAATAAGGAACTAGTGGATGAAGTCCTGAATCTGTAGCCAAACTCACTAATGCTTCTTTAAAAAGAGCTGAATCAGACTTTCTGACAGTAAGCTCCGTGATTTTATCGAAGTAGAGCTacaatagaaaaaatatagaccaaataaataatggaaaaatataaaatatataatacaaaataataatagtaaattATATACCTGAAGCTCCCTAGATAGTACATGCTTAACTGGTAATTTAATGTCAACTGGAAGTTCATCCTTTTGTTCATTAGTCTTGCCATCAGAAGAAGCGGCAATTACTACAGATAAAACAAGACCAAATGAATTATTAGCTCCCACACTTTGGCTAATAGAAACAACATAATTGAAAATCCTATCCAATATAAATTTTCTCTTGCTCCTGAGAAATTCTGAGAAAGAATGATCAAACAAACAAATTGATAGGAAAAATCACAGTATCTGATGATAACAGAAACAACTTCAGAAATTCATAGGCAACATACTACAAACATGCCAATAAGTGCTTAGTGTCTCAGAGATGAACATTAAAAAGTGATACACCTGTGGCAAAATGCTTGGCCATGACAGCTCATTaagggaaaaataaattaatattttgaatggTCTATGCCGACAAACCAAGATTCCAGGAGTGCCAGATTAAAATTGTGAATAAAAAACTACTGCTAATGCTCTGAGTTTGAGACAGACCTCCCACAGGAGCATTTTCTGGAATAGCAGGTTGAACTCCTTCAATAGCAAGCCAGTGACAAACAACTGCGGTGTCAAGAGGTGCTTTTGGTAAAGGAGCTTCAATAACCTACATGTTGGACAAAAACATGAGACATCAGCAAGCACTCAACCCATTGCTCAAATAGCAACTAATATAGCTAGAGATTTCTTACATCTTTCAAATCCACATCCTTATCATCAATGTAAAACAAATCCCTATGCCCAACAGCCCTTTTGAACTGCAAAGGACCTCCAGATGCAAAGCCATACACTGGCTGAGGCAAGACAAAAACAGAGTGAGATTAAAGAAATACAAATTCTCCGAAGATTGAAAAAGATTATAACCAAATTACATCAGAAGTAGTTCTATTCATTATCATATGCGGGTCTTTATATTCTCTATCACATCCAATCGCCAACATAACAGAAAAATTTGATCCTACACATGGCTATGTTGAGATCACGCGACCTGGTCAAAGAAAACTCATTCAATAACTATTTATGCTTCAAGCCAGGCCTCATCCATATATGTTGACTGCAGTTAGCtattaaatagaaaataacaTTTTTCACCTTAATAGCACAATTCCATCAGAACTTGATGAGAATGCACCACAGCATCAGCAACATTCCAATTAAAGCCAACAGCTATTTGAATAACTAAAAAAAGAATCTTCAAATTTGACTGTGAAGATTATCCCAAAACAATAAACTCCGTCCAGTTCCACTTCTACCCTAGTCCAATGCAACTATTTGCACGCATTCTTATACATGTTTTAAGGTTAAAAACGGACATGTGGACACAAGCACGCAAAGCATACAAACACGAACAAGGAAATTCATATTAGGATATATACACACACTAAAAGGCACATGAAGTTGTAATGTGAAAGGCATAACTAACCTCAACGTTTCTTAAATTGAGTGCACAATCAACATCATCTGTAGTCATTGTAGTTCTCCTTGAGTGACGCATACATTTAATTGCCTCCTGgaagtatatcaaaagaaattatagttacatattttcatcatctcAATTTTCGTTGAATTATGCTTTCTTCTACGCacttagaaaaagaaaagcaaccTAACtccgcccccccccccccccaatcATAATTAAGTGACCTAATACCATCCAGAGTCAGGAAAAATTAGAACAGTAATATGTAAAAGAAGAATTGGTAAAAAAAACCTACTTGATTTCGAAGAAGGaatttcaaaaggaaaaaaaaacctgcATAATCTCGCGCATGCGATATTCGACATCGGGAGCAAGAGAAAGCGCAGCATCAGCTGACAAATTATTTATGCCTATGCTTTGAGCAATCACCTCGATCGTCTCCTTCGCCACGATgctcattttctttccctAGTTTCTTCTTCGCCGATTttagaaaatcattttttcatttatttgtttcttGTTGTTTATTGCCCCTTCCCTCTCCTTTAATTTGCAGCAGAGAGAGGTACCGGGCTCAGACTCGACACGGCTTCCGACTTCAGACTCGAGAGtattttggaaagaaaaagcGGTCGGGTTTAGCGGGTGACccgaattttcatttttcaattggGTTGCAGACCTGGCGTTTTAAAGTCGGGGCTATGTACTTGGGCCCATTAAACGGTTCGGCTTTTACCGCATCTTTATTCTATatatctttttgtttcttcagcCTAAACCCAAAACAAAAAGGTTTACCATCCATACAACTGTGTAGTAGGTTTGGCCTCTTGGATTTAGTCTCGTCGTCTCATGCATACAATAACCTTAGAATGAATCCCCCCAAATAAATTTGATgtataaaatctaaaaagtATAACAATATATAACTTAGTTTGATTTATAAAACGCAAAAGACCAAAATGATGGAGTTTTTCTCTAATTAATACAAGGTATTcaaatttaactttttcactttatttaataattgatatatatatatatatatatatatatatgtatagtcTGATCACATTCTTCCACTCAAATAATCTAATctcatattctttttcttttttctcttttattttggttGTTGTTTTATTGCTTTAAtcatatttatgtttttaactaattttattagttttaagaatgatttaaatttaatgagtGACTGAATCTGCATAAAATTgaactaaaaatttttacaCGTGAAAGTTGatataaagagaaaattttcaatttttttggcAACAATAGGTTATTATACGCATTTATGACAAAAACATTACGTCATGATATTTGAGTCACATGTTAGATGAATTGCACCTTTTGGTGGgcacttttttatttatttccagACCCTGCAGTGTATCCATGTCTTTTTTGTGATGATGCCATAAAGAGTTGTCGCCACATATGCATCCATGTTTACACGACTATACTAAGTAATTCAATTATTTCaaacctatatatatatagagagagagagagagagagagaggctATAATTTAGCTCTTCATNAATTACTAATTAATTTCTaacctaactatatatatagagagagagagagagagagagaggctATAATTTAGCTCTTCATTACCACCTGGTTGAAGAGATCATTCCTCTCAAGTGTCAAACCAGATCATCTCGAATTGCCTTTTTCATATCTTTTAAAGAATATTCATTTGTATAAGAGGTTGAAGAGGCATCAACCTATAATTTTTCCGCAGCTTTCTTCAacttaaagaagaaaaggatgTGGCGACGTAGAATGAATATTTGTGATGAGGAAGCCGAAGGCAGCCTAAATTTAGGCTCAAAACATAGGTTGATGCatgcaataaaattttattagtaaCTGTATCAGTCTAATCTTGGATAGGTATGTACATCGATCTCAACTTGCTGGCTGGGGTCAAAGATACTAATGCTCTTATGCAATTCATTTGAATACATACAAGGATGCTTGACTATATTGTATACCTGGCCACCGAGCTAATGCTTATTCTATttctatatatgtatgtatgtgttttaaattacgTGATGTTGTTATTAATTTCCACTGGATATGGAATTCATCCTATACATGGGCTGGCTTTTACTTTCAGGGCTGTATCACTTGGGTAGTTCTTTCTACTTTCACGTCTCCACTTCGGTTCTTGATCCACTTATTCAACTGATTCAGAGTGCTTGCAGTTTGTAGAGGATGATTAGCTACCATAGTTAGGAAGGAAGGCTTACCCGGACAATTTTCACTGGAATCCTCAAACTAGTCATGAGGATGGATGGAGGTGGTGTTGATTAATTATTGTAATTTGGAGATTGTATCTTGGTTTTAAGGAATCTTTCAACCCCTTAATACAAACATATATCATTGTCCAAATGTCCAGCCTTCTCATTATTACCAAGTTTGACTTTAGGCAATCCAACTTGCACTTGGACTTGCACTCTCACTATGGTTTGCAATTTATCGAGAGACAAACCAACACTAGTATTACTATTGCTTGTGAGATTCCATCGAGAAACTGTCATAATTATAAGCATCCAGATTCATGTAATTGCCTAATTAGCCTCAATTTCATCATCTTCGTCCTCTATTATTAATTTCACTCCATTCTAAGTCGTAATTTTCAATTTACTTTTTCACGTCAAAGAGAAATAGACAAACCAGtaatcaagagaaaatgtcaGGGACCACTTGTGCTCTGCTATTGCTTAAGATGCAAGCAAGCATATCCATGGCCCGATCCTTCTTATCTGCAAGCCTTTAGAATATTTgtatattaatgaaaatgcAGTGAGTGCTTGGCACATGCCAACTCTTTTTTTGTCAGCTTAAAATTTTAGTTCAGATTCCATATCATTGAGTGAATAGTTTGCATCTCATGTCATAATTCTTCTGATATTTTGGAATCCTAAGATTGAACATCTAAACCAACAATTCCCTTGTTGAAAATTGGAATTCAGTGCACAACCTGTTTCGCCAATGCACATATACCTTGATATTTTTTTGCTGCATGTTGAGATGGACAAACTTGATCAATCAATCAGGACCACTAGATGGAGTCCATTGCTGACCTGTCTGCTACATTAGTGGATGCTATTTGTCCCGGTCTTTCATGTCCCATATCATCTTATACCCCAAAACATTATGTCTTGGTTTAAGTCATTGTCCATACATAAAAAAACCAGACAGATATATAGCTGCACTTTCTGTTAGCAAAAAACCCTAGTGGTCTTAAGATCCAAACATAGCAAGTCATGATCACCTATTTGCATTATCACAAGCAACTGTCGGTCACTCCAATCTGCACtaaatgcttcaaatctttgtTTCCACTTTACCACAACAATGCATGAGAAGATGTTTGGCATTTGATAAATGACTAAGGGACACATTTTGGAAAAAGTAGGAGTCCATGGAAGATGAGGGACAAGTGGCTGTCAACTTGTCCTAGCAATCTCAAAACCTTTGCAGGATAGTTATCTTACTCAGTGGTGCCTAAAGTAATTGGCATGTTTTTCAGGATAACAAAATGAGCAGCTGAAATCCGAGAAGAGTCGCTAAAAGGGCAGGAGCAGTAACCAGAAAGCAACAGACATAACCCCAATAGCAAGAAAACTTTTCTTTGGCCAATCTGCTGCAAGCCATGTGCAAAAAGTGTtataaaagccaaaaaaaaaaaaaaaaactattccGTCTCTCAAACCAATCTTTTCTATCTAATCTTTACTTTTATCAGTTTCTattattttgtgattttaaaGGACTAAGTCCAGCTCTAAAGCTCTGAAAACCCAGCAGGCTTTCTATCTTAATTACAGCTAACATATGTATTATTGTAATTCTAAATAGATTAGTTGTTTACTTACAGCTTTATTAAGTATTATCTAGTGAAGCCTGGCCTTCTTGAACAACCGACTGAAGAATGTCACAGACATTTTTcagctttatttttcttttctcaaaaccaaTGATGATTCAAGGAATCTCTAGTGGTTGTCAATATAATTGGAGA
Protein-coding sequences here:
- the LOC18612400 gene encoding transcription initiation factor TFIID subunit 6, which translates into the protein MSIVAKETIEVIAQSIGINNLSADAALSLAPDVEYRMREIMQEAIKCMRHSRRTTMTTDDVDCALNLRNVEPVYGFASGGPLQFKRAVGHRDLFYIDDKDVDLKDVIEAPLPKAPLDTAVVCHWLAIEGVQPAIPENAPVGVIAASSDGKTNEQKDELPVDIKLPVKHVLSRELQLYFDKITELTVRKSDSALFKEALVSLATDSGLHPLVPYFTYFIADEVSRGLNDYSLLFALMRVVWSLLQNPHIHIETYLHQLMPSVVTCLVSKKLGNRIADNHWELRDFTANLVASICKRFGHVYNTLQTRLTKTLLSALLDPKRALTQHYGAIQGLAALGPNVVRLLILPNLEPYLQLLEPELLLEKQKNEVKRHEAWRVYGALLLAAGQCINDRLKIFPPLPSPPGHAVWKSREKIVTAVPNKRKASMEPLEHDPALKKIATDGPIGMASAKPSPSSVQEETDAPHPSSDLDVDQPSTSDKMPNDERSVNRGGKDSKVLKKSAILNQIWKDDLNSGRTLVSLFELFGEGILYFIPAPEMSLFL